Sequence from the Corallococcus soli genome:
CACCAGCATCGTCTTGGCGTGCATCATCGACGGCTGGTATTCCCAGATGCGCACGCCCGCCTCCAGCAGCGTGTCGTAGGTCGCGCGCTGCAACAACGTGATGGCCGGCTGGTCGTTCTTGTCCCCGGGCGTCAGGACCCGCACGTCCACGCCCGCCCGCGCCCGCTCCACCAGCAGCCGCATGAGCGCGTCGTTGGGCGTGAAGTACGACTGGGAGATCCACAGCCGCTCCTTCGCCGCCTTCACCATCAACTGCGTCAGCCGCTCCGCGCGCGTCACCTCCGGGTTCGCCGTGCTGCTGACGAAGCCCGCCCAGCCCCCACCCGCTTCGTCCAGGCCGGGCTGGCCCTGCGACAGCGTGGGGAAGTCCGTGGCGGGCAGCAATTCGCCCGTGGACTCCTGCCAGTTCTCCGCGAAGGCCTGCTGGAGCTGCGCCACCACCGGGCCCTGGATGCGCGCGTTGGTGTCCCGCCACTCCTTCTCGTTGCGCGCCTCGCCCAGCCATTCGTCCTGGATGGCGAGCCCGCCGGTGACGGCCACCTTGCCGTCCACCACGAGGATCTTCCGGTGGTTGCGCGCCAGGTTCTCGTCCGCGGGCAGCGGGCGGAACATGTGCGCCTCACAGCCGGCCGCTTCCAGCTTCGGCTTCACCTCCTTCTCGAACGGGCCGCTGCCCATGGGGTCCACCAGCACGCGGCAGGTGACCCCCCTGGTGGCACGTTCGCTCAGGGCTTCAATCATCCGGTCGGAGGCTCGCCCCGGACGCCAGATGAACATCACGATGTTGATGGAGGCGCGGGCCCGACCGATTTCTTCCACCATCACGTCGAACACGGCGCCGTTGTTCGCCCACCGGATGCGGTTGCGCGGTTCCATCCGCACGCCCGTCGTCTGGTACAGCGCCGCCGCGAAGTCCGCACCGCGCGAACCCACCTGCCCCGTGAGATGGAATGGACGTGACGATTCCTCCGTGGTGCACGCGGACGGACATCCCGCGAGCACCAGCGCCCCCAACCCCGCCACCCATCGCCAGTCCTTGCCCACGTCGGTGCCCGCTGCCTCCTGGTCTTGAGGGGTAGGCACGCGCGAAGGCCGTGTCACCCGCGAGAACGAGGCGAGTGTTCTCTGGCGGCCTGGGTGGGTGTGCGCAGGCGGCGGCGAAGTAGGGGCGGGCCCGAAGCGACGTCCCGTTCAGGGGCCATGTCGATCTTCCGCGACATGGGCCGTCTTTTCGGGTGAACGCTCCGCATGTCGCGGGCCGGCGCACCCGCCGTCGCACGAAAGGTCCACCCCATGTCCCGCTACCTGATGCTGCTGCACGAGAACCCCGCCCACTTCGCCACCAAGTCGCCCGCGGAGCTCCAGGCCATCGTGGAGGAGTACATCCAGTGGAGCGACCGGCTGCGCGGCGAGGGCCGCCTGCTGCTGTCGGAGAAGCTGGTGGACGAGGGCGGCCGGCGCCTGAAGCAGCAGGGTGGCCAGCTGCTGGTGTCGGACGGGCCGTACGCGGAGGTGAAGGACGTGGTGGGCGGCCTCTTCATCCTGTCGGCGGAGTCGTACGACGACGCCGTGGCCCTGGCCCGGACCTGTCCCCACCTGCGCCACGGTGAAGTCGAGCTGCGCGCCATCGACGATGCCTGAGACGCCGCCGGCCTCCACCGACGTCCGCGCGGTGCTGGACCTGGCCTTCCGCCAGTGGTCCGCCGGCCTCGTCGCGGCGCTGGCCCGGCGCGTGGGCCTGGGGCGCCTGGACCTGGCCGAGGACGCGGTCCAGTTCGCCATGCTCCAGGCCGCCCGCACCTGGGGCTTCCATGGCGTTCCGGAGCAGCCGCGCGCGTGGCTGCTGCGCGTGGCGGCCAACCGGC
This genomic interval carries:
- a CDS encoding YciI family protein — protein: MSRYLMLLHENPAHFATKSPAELQAIVEEYIQWSDRLRGEGRLLLSEKLVDEGGRRLKQQGGQLLVSDGPYAEVKDVVGGLFILSAESYDDAVALARTCPHLRHGEVELRAIDDA
- a CDS encoding phospholipase D-like domain-containing protein; translation: MPTPQDQEAAGTDVGKDWRWVAGLGALVLAGCPSACTTEESSRPFHLTGQVGSRGADFAAALYQTTGVRMEPRNRIRWANNGAVFDVMVEEIGRARASINIVMFIWRPGRASDRMIEALSERATRGVTCRVLVDPMGSGPFEKEVKPKLEAAGCEAHMFRPLPADENLARNHRKILVVDGKVAVTGGLAIQDEWLGEARNEKEWRDTNARIQGPVVAQLQQAFAENWQESTGELLPATDFPTLSQGQPGLDEAGGGWAGFVSSTANPEVTRAERLTQLMVKAAKERLWISQSYFTPNDALMRLLVERARAGVDVRVLTPGDKNDQPAITLLQRATYDTLLEAGVRIWEYQPSMMHAKTMLVDDRLVLVGSINYDALSFNLLEEGSLVLEDVKAARELEAFFLEDVKRAREVHAERAAR